Sequence from the Equus quagga isolate Etosha38 chromosome 15, UCLA_HA_Equagga_1.0, whole genome shotgun sequence genome:
CTTCTGAAGGGCATCTCCAGCCTCCCGCTCAGGAAGCTGGTCCTGTGGGCTCCCGATCCTTGATCCAAGCCCCCCCGGATCCCCGGATCTCCCCCTCCTTCAGAGCCCGGCCTGAGGCCCCCCGCAGCAGCCCTGAGGATCCTGTCCTGCCCCGGCCACCCCAGACCCTGCCCCTGGATGTGGGCCAGGGCCCTCCAGAGCCTGGCACTCGCTCCCCAGGACTTCTGTCCCCCACCTTCCGGCCAGGGGCCCCCTCAACCCAAACCATTCCTCCAACTCTGCCCAAGCCGCCCCGTTCTCCCAGCCGTTCCCCCAGCCGCTCCCCCAACCGCTCCCCCGGTGTCCCCTCAGCCCCTGAGATGgccctccccagggctggcaCCCAGGGTGCAGGGCCTGGCAGGCACCTGAGCCCCAGCCTTCAGCCTCAAGAAACCCCAGCCCTGATCACCACCTCCCCTTCGACATCCACCTCGTCATCCTCCTCTTGGTCAGCTCAGCCCACCTGCAAGAGCGACCCCGGCTTCCGGTAAGGGGGCCCTCTCCTAAGAAAGACTGCTGGGGCTTGAGCTCTAAGATGAGCCATCCTTTCAGGGTGGCTTGCCCTACTCTGCCCCAGTTTACCTCTCTGAGGAAGTACCCTTGGAGGTGCTGGGACCACCACTCTGGGACCCTCAGAAGACAGTATCCCCTCCTAAGGGACTTACCCACCCTTACCTCAATTGATCTCCCCAGGGAGAGCCTAGGAGGAGGAATACTGGGcccactgtgggtccttctgaggGTTTACACCCACAGCTGCCTCAGTTTTTGTCCCCGGGAAGAGCCCTGTGGGAGGGAGGTTGAGGACGACGGAGTAGTACCCAGCAATAACCCCTCCTATACCCCTACCCCCAGGATCACTGTGGTCACGTGGAATGTGGGCACTGCCATGCCCCCCGACGATgtcacctccctcctccacctgggCAGCAGCAGCGATGACAGTGACGGGGCAGACATGATTGCCATAGGGTAAGGAGGCAGGGCGCGTGGACCCCGCCCTGAGCCCCTCGTGCCTCCTAGACCCTTACTCACGGGAGGGGCTTCTAGGGCGCCCCCCAACTCGACAGctacctcccctcctccccccccccccaccaggtTGCAGGAAGTGAATTCCATGATCAACAAGCGGCTCAAGGACGCGCTCTTCACAGACCAGTGGAGCGAGCTCTTCATGGACGCACTGGGGCCCTTCAACTTCGTGCTGGTAACGCCTCTCTCAGTCCCTGGACGGACGGAGACCCCCTGGATTCCTGGCCCTAGCTCTGCCTTGACTCACTGTGGGGCCCGCTAGGCTTCTGTTGCCGGGTGCGTGAAATGGGAGGATGGAGGAGCAGACCTTAAGGACCGGAAAAGTCGGGGGCGGGGGAGTTGTGTCCTGTCCCTCAGCCACATCGCCTCCTGCCGCAGGTGAGTACTGTGCGGATGCAGGGCGTCATCCTGCTGCTGTTCGCCAAGTACTACCACCTGCCCTTCCTGAGGAACGTGCAGACCGATTGCACGCGCACTGGCCTGGGTGGCTATTGGGTGAGCACCGGAGGGGTCCGTAGGTTAGTCCCCCGGACTCGGACCCACGCACTGGCAAAGTCCCCTCCCAACGCTCCACCCCTTACTCTGACGCCCgcctctccccaaccccatccAGTACCCCGCCCCTTTCCTGTCGGTCCgtgttctttcccttttcctagaACCCACCCCTCTCCAGGCTTCTCCTCTGGCTGGCTGGCCCCGCACCTCTCCACGCCCCGCCCAGTGTCTCACCGCCTCACCTAGGCCACGCCCATGACCCGCCTACACTGCTTCCCAAGGGCAACAAAGGTGGAGTGAGCGTGCGACTGGCAGCCTTCGGgcacatgctctgcttcctgaACTGCCACCTGCCAGCGCACATGGACAAGGCCGAGCAGCGCAAGGACAACTTCCAGACCATCCTCAGCCTCCAGCAGTTCCAGGGGCCCGGCGCGCAAGGCATCCTGGATCACGAGTATGAGCAGGGGCGGGGCCGAATGGAGCTGGGGCGGGGCTAGTGAAGGAGAGGTGGGTCTCAGAGGCTACAGTCTCTGAAAACTTGCCGCAAAGAGCTGTGTATCCGCCTGGGTGAGCCTTGTAGGGCGGGGCCTATAGAGGTGGGTGAGCCCCAAACCTACATCTAGGAACAAGAATGCTGGTTAGTTTGATGGGGCAGGAGGAAGCCTGCAAGGTGGAGCTTTGCTGAGAGGCAGGGCCTTGCTAAGGGTCGGAACCTAAATTTGCTTTAGAtccgccctcccctcccctgctgcttCTTGGAGGGCTGAAGGCTctgccaccaccacccacccaccgCATCATCGCTAGGGCAGCCAGTAGGGTTGGGTCGGATAAGGGTGGAGAAGGATCTGGTTGGGCTCTTCCACCCTGctgaccccctcccccaaacaGCCTTGTGTTCTGGTTCGGAGACCTGAACTTCCGCATCGAGAGCTACGACCTGCACTTTGTCAAGTTTGCCATCGACAGTGACCAACTCCATCAGCTCTGGGAGAAGGACCAGGTGCGGAATCCCAGTCTGCACCCCAAAACCCCAAGCACACAGAGCATGCCCCAGGAACACCTGCTCCCTAGACTATGGTCCCTGCCCTGCCCAAGCTATTGTCCAATTCTACCCTCCTGGACTCTCACAGCTCAACATGGCCAAGAACACCTGGCCCATCCTGAAGGGCTTCCAGGAAGGGCCCCTCAACTTTGCACCTACCTTCAAGTTTGATGTGGGTACTAACAAATATGATACCAGGTGAGCTAAGGGCTGGATGAGGTGGGGACATGGGTTGGGGTCTTTGGATAAAGGAGACTGGGAAGAGGGGCAGAAGGCAAGGCTGGGGGCTGTGCCTTGAGCCCCAGCCCCTGAAACTGGGGCTACCCTTGCCCACTGCAGTGCCAAGAAGCGGAAGCCAGCTTGGACAGACCGTATCCTATGGAAGGTCAAGCCTCCAGGTGGGGGTCCTAGCCCCTCAGGACGGGAGAGCCACCGGCTTCAGGTGACCCAGCACAGCTACCGCAGCCACATGGAATACACAGTCAGTGACCACAAGCCCGTGGCTGCCCAGTTCATTCTGCAAGTGAGTCCTGGCCTCATCTCCCCTCATGACATCCCCATGTAAGCCCAGCTCAGCATCCCACTCTCCACCAGAAACCTTTGCACCTGCCTTCAGCAGCGTCCATTCATCATAGCAGAGTGGGAGTGGGTTATGatctccattttcagatgaggaaactgaggctcagagacacagcatcacttgcccagggtcacacagctagtaaagggAAAAATTAGGAGTTGAACTCAGGCTAGTCTAACTTCAGAGCCCATGCCTTTTCCGCTAATCTCTAACTCCCTTCTTCTGAGAAAGGTTTAGGGCAATTTATGTTAAAGTTCACATAGAtagagggctggcccggtggtgcagcagttaagtttgcacattacACTTCGGCAgtcctgggtttgctggttcagatcctgggttcagacctatgcactgcttgtcaagccaggtggtaggcgtcccacatataaagtagaggaaaatgggcacatgGATGTTAGccaagggccagtcttcctcagcaaaaaagaggaggattggcagcagatgttagctcagggctaatcttcctcaaaaaaaaaattcacatagaTAATAAGACCAGCAAAATCAAAACATTTACTCAAACCTCAGGTAGCATTCATTCATatccattcattatttatttaccatctcaccatgtgccaggcactattagAGAGGGTAGTAATGGGGGGCGGGGCACAgagtacataaataaaaaatacaaagctTAACTCTAAATAGGTACTATAATTTAGCATTGTGTTAGATTGAGGTCCCTGGTTGACAAAGTAAAAAGGAGAAATCCCAGAATGTCAGAACCGGACCTGAGAGACCATGTAGTCCAACTCTCTGTTTTtctatggggaaactgaggctcctaaTGGGGTAGGCACATGCCCCAAGTCATACACAGGCTCAGGGGCAGGACTGGGTAGGTCCCATCTTTTCAACTCTGAAACCCAACCCTGGGCTCTCCGATTCTCTTGATCTGAGAAGAGGGAGCCCTGCAGGCCAGAGAGTGTTTTCCTTGGTAACTTTGTCACACGGTCAGTCGGTGGGGCGTTGGCCAATATCCTCAGCCGAGGATGGAAATCTCCCGTGTCTGGCCTCCTGTGAGCTTTGGTAAAAGGCTTGGGTGAGACATTTAGCCCTCAGTCAGAGACCTCACCTGGAGAACCACTCCTTTTGGGCGACCTACCCTGAACTTTGTCCCTCACAAAACGTGACCTCTGGAGCACCTGctacgtgccaggccctgtgcggGGCACTTCACATGTCATCCCTGAGTGCTTTAGCAGGCCCTGAGATGTCCAAATTCTCCTCCCAGTTTTACtggtgagggaaactgaggctcagagaacttaaGTCTCTCACCCAAGGCAACACAGTCAGAAGGGGGCTCACTGAAACTTTTGACCCCGCAAGGCCCTGAAGGGTATTTCCAAGAGCACACCCTGTCCAGACCCACTGTTCGGAAGCCAGGGGCGGGAGGGGATGTGCTGGTTTCTTCTGGAGAAGCTTGGCTTAGAAGCTGAGGACAGAGGGAAACCTGAAACCAGAtgaaaggggagcagagaaaaaCCTGAGGCTGGCACCATCCTTGTCCTTCCCTGAGGGACAGAGGTGGAACCAATACCCTGGCCACCTGCCACCCCAGCCACCGCAGCAACACCACCCACATGGCTGACCCCTTTATCGGCCTGGGGTGACCCTGGGAAGAGGATACTCATGGTTATAACTGTCTTCATGGACCGATGACAAACAAGGTAATAGTGGCCCCTTagtacaggtggggaaactgggTCTTGGCTTGGCTAGGGGCTTACCTGAGGTCATGCAGCACGTTAGTAGCAAAACCTGGAAATGAACTGAGGTCTCTAGCCTTCTACCAGGGCTCTTCTTGTCAGCTCAGGGGCTGTTCAGCTTACACCAGAAAATCCAGTGCGTCATGGGACTTTACCTGTGTCCCTTGCAAGCATATAGGCGAATCATTCACTGAGTATGTACTGTGTACTGGGAAGTTTATGGGATGCTTTACAAATGGTGTCTCATTGAATCTGCTGAATAATCCCaagaattaaataagatcatCTGAGTTTATAGATAAGAGCTCTGGCGTTCAGAGAGGTCGAGAAAttcacccagggtcacacagcctgttaatggcagaggcagggccaAACCCATGGTCTACTAGCTTCAAACCTTGTGTTCTCACTTACTCCTTCAGGAGGCTATGGACAGAaaaagccctgggctgggaggcaggaagccTGGCTTTTATCCTAGACCtgttctgcctcagtttcccagtctgTACAGTGGCTTCAAAGGCCCTTCATCTCAGCCAGTTTGTCCTGACTCAGGCCCAGGGGCTCTAGGGCCATGGGATGCTAGAGGGCCTCCCCTGATGTTGCCCCCTGCCCCTGGGCAGTTCGCCTTCAGGGATGACATGCCACTGGTGCGGCTGGAGGTGGCAGACGAGTGGGTGCGGCCAGAGCAGGCTGTGGTGAGGTACCGCATGGAAACAGTGTTCGCCCGCAGCTCTTGGGACTGGATCGGCTTGTACCGGGTAAGAAGGGCAGGGGTGGGCAGCGACTTGGGGAAGGAAGGGCCTGGAGGAGCAGCCGGGCAACCAGGTGGGATCACTGGCTTCTGCAGAGTTTGATTCCACACCAAAAGGCTCCTCAGGTTAGGGGTTAGGGGTCACAACCCTGATTCCTCTTCCCCAGGTGGGTTTCCGTCACTGCAAGGACTATGTGGCTTATGTCTGGGCCAAACACGAGGATGTGGACGGGAACATCTTCCAGGTACTTaacaggaggaggagagtgggaaGAAGTCCCCGTTGGACTTAGGGACTCAGGACTTGGTTTGAGTGGTCCTGAAGCTGCCTCCCTTACTCCAACCTGGGCCTGTACCCCCGGGGCCCACCAGGTGACATTCAGTGAAGAGTCGCTACCCAAGGGCCATGGAGACTTCATCCTGGGCTATTACAGCCACACCCACAGCATCCTCATTGGGGTCACTGAGCCCTTCCAGGTGAGTAGGCCAGACTGCACGGTCGGGGGTGCCATAAGACCCTATTCACATGCTACATCCTCTACATTCTACTCTGTGACCTCCTACAAGTAGCCTGGCCTTCCTGGGTCTGCCGGTGGGGAGGGTTGGAGTAGTTCCAAGAGGCCTCCGTGGCCGGTTGGGGAGCAAGGCACCTCAGTGACCAGTCTTCCCCCAGATCTCGCTGCCTACCTCAGAGTCGGCCAGCAGTAGCACAGACAGCTCAGGTGCCAGCTCGGAGGATGAGGATGACAGCACCCTGGAGCTGCTTGCACCCAAGTcccgcagccccagccctggcaagTCTAAACGGCACCGCAGCCGCAGCCCGGGCCTGGCCCGCTTTCCCGGCCTCGCCCTGCGACCCTCATCCCGTGAACGCCGTGGCACCAGCCGCAGCCCCTCGCCGCAGAGCCGCTGTGTGCCTAGGGTGGCCTCTGACACGGGCAGTGATGGTAGCAGCTGGGGCAGTAGTGAGGAGGGGCCCTCTGGGCTGCCTGGCACCTGGGCTTTCCCATCATCTGTGCCTCGAAGCCTGGGCTTGCTGCCTGCCTTGCGCCTGGAGACTGTAGACCCTGGGGGTGGCGGCCCCTGGGGACCTGATCGGGAGGCTTCAGCCCCCGACAGCCTatctcccagcccccagggccgGCAGGGGTTAGAGGAAGGGGGCCTGGGGCCCTGAGGGTGGGGTGGACAGGAGGGCCCAGGTGGCCCCCACTCTGCCCCAATCTTCTGTAAATccacctgccttcctcctgctgctACTCCAGCTTAATTCGCACCTGCCACTCTGTCCTGGCCAGGGGTGGCCAACTGGGGTCCTCCAAACTCAGTCCTGGCACCTCAACTGTGACAATCAGCAAAGCCCTATATGAGCCCCCATCTGGGATGGGGGCGTGACCTGGAGGTCATCGATTAGGAATTAAATTCTCCAGCCTCACTCCTGACTCCTTCCTAACTTGTTAGCAGTCTGGGGGTGGGAATAGTCAGAGGAAGGGACTAAAGAGGCGAGAGGATGACAGATCTGACAATTACCAGGCAATAGCTGTATACATTACACACGCAATCTCCTTTAATTTGTACCGTGACCCTGAGTTGTGGTGTTGAGTTCAGTGCCATTCTTAgacccatttcacaggtgagcaaactgaggcctCCAAGAGGTTATGTGAGCCTCTCAAAATCAGGTGCCTAGCACAGTTTAGCTGTGTGTTGGAGGGAGGAAACGTTTATTGGGTGCTAAGCGTTATCCGTGTGTTGGTTCACGTAATCCTCaagaaccctatgaggtagatccTGTTTACACGCTCATTTTTCAGAGCAGGAAACTAGGGCTCAGAGTGGGAGAGGGAGGTCCCCTGCTCAAAGGCACGGGAGAGATTAGAATTTAGgtttagagcagaaaaaaatgggcCAGGAAGGGCACAGCAGCTGTTAAGAGAAGGAATCCCccgggaggaggggagtggggagcccCTCTAGTGCCCCTCCATCCTAGATCCAGACATCGGCACTTCTGTGACATCCTCATTCCCCACCTGCTGCCCCAAGCCTCAGCAGGCAGGCGCTGGGACTCCCCTGGGCAGGTCCTTGAGACATGTATTAATTTTGCAACATGGAGATACGTGTACCTCCTTCTGGTACTTCTGCTGGGCTGCTGCAGTAAGCTACCCCCTCCCCGCTCCCATCTGGATGTGAAGTTCCTTGGCAAGGCCTAAGCCCAGGGGATCAGAATGAGCCTCCTGGACACCACATCCAAGCACAGAGGGGGTTGTGTCACCAGCCCAAGATCAACCAGCGCAGCAGGAGACATGGTCCAGCATTGGGTCTTGCTCCCCTGCCTTCCCCATCCAGTGTCCTGGCTGTCCACAGAGCCTGTGCCAAGCTTCAGTCTAACACACTGAAAAGAGGCCAACCTGAGGGCCTGGCAAAGCCAAGGGCAAGGTCCAGTCTGCTGCCCAGGAGAGCTGGAACTGAGGTCACTGGTTCCAAGATTTCTGCTGCCCCCCAGGTCCTCGGGCTGCCTGCATCAGCTGCAGGCATCGGTCATAGAATGATGTGGGGGCCCTTGGGTGCTCTGAAAGCCATGCCGGTGCCTCTTCTGTGCCTGCACCCTGGAGCTGGAGTCGCCTCTGCTGAAGTCGCCGCAAGTGCCGAGCTGAGACCTTGATGGCCTTAGGGTCTCTAGAACAGCTGTGGGAAGAGAAAAGTAGGGCAGGCAGTTGTCGCTGCCAAGGATCCCACCCTAGTCTGCAGACAGCGGGgtcaaggcccagagaggagcagggctggggctggggaggggtgggataCACCTAGAAGGGGGAAGAATAAACCACTAGCTGGCTACGGAAACTTGAGTcagtctgtgcctcagtttcctcacctgtgaaataggAAAAGTAACAAGGGGCTGACTTTGAGAATCGGAATGGAAGTGAGATTGTGGATTAGGAGGAGTTAAGCAACTGCCACTTGCCCGGCAGGCCTTGGGCTACATGCATCACACACACCATTTCCTGGGCTTCTAcaaccatttcacagatggggaaatggtgTTGTGGCGAGGTGACTCAACTTGCAACGTCACCTCGGAAGTAAATGACAGAGTCAATATGCTGCTCACATGGGCCAATTGCAGAGCTGAACCCAGGGCACCAGAGGGTAGGGGATGATGACAGTGGAGCTCGGAGGTCCCCAACCCTTTCCCCCACTCCTTGGGCCAGGCGCACAAAGAGGGTATAGGCAACCCACCCCTTGGGAAAATCCCCCACCCCTCCTGGCTCTGCTTACCCTTTGCCCTCAGCGCAGTCCAGTGGAGGGACCAGCTTGAAGCAGGTCGTGCCCAGCAACTCCCAAAGCATGTGGGTGCCAGCGAGTGGGCTGTGGAGTCTCAGGAAACGTGCCAGACTGAGGGTAGAGGCAGGCTCAGGCTAGGGCCGGGCCTTGCCAGCCAAGTGGccctccccagtgcctggcaacaGGCAGCCCACCCCTGAGGGTACAAATGGGCCTCACCGGCGTGTGCAATTGCAGTGGAAGAGGGGCTCGTGGGCACTATTGAGCAGCTGGAACTTGGTCTCTTGAGGCCTGATCTGGTGCTCACACTGTTCTAGGCGGCGGAAGCTGCGGCAGGCCCGGCGGGCACCTGGGGGCAGGTGTGGTGGTGAAGGGAGCCCAGTCCCCCAGGGAGGCCCCACTGATGTGCCCACTGCCATTCAGAAGAAACGCTGGCATCCGTGCTCACTCACACACGCAAAGTCTCCCTCCAACTCGTGCTATTCATGCCCTCAGTATGTACACGTGGGAgtcacactgacacacacacacacacacacacacacggctgtACTGCCATGGGGGATGCCCAGAGTGTGGagagtggtcaggaaaggcttcctggaggcagtcGTTGCTAAGCggaggctgggagagaggaagaggaggggagagtgctccaggcagaaggaacagcatgtgcaaaggcccagaagtGGGAGAGAACAAGCTGCTTTTGAGGAACCAAATGAAGTTTGTGAAACTGGGGAGTAGGGCCTTTGGGACCAGCACCTGAGGCTCCCTGGGTGTTGGGGCAATGTCTCCTGAGGTAAGAGGAGCCATAGTGGGGGCTCAGTGGGGAGTGACATAGTCAAATTTGGGGCTTATGAAAATCCTTTGATCTGCAGCACGATTTGATGAGAGAAGTTGGGAAGCTCCAGGAGGAGTTCAGAGCAAGAAGGGAAGGAATGCAcgccccccaccctcacccctcacAGAGGCAGGGACGCCTCCTCACATCAGGGACCGCTAAGGTTAGGTTCTGAGCTCACCCTGAGGTTTTAGGCCACCCCATGGCCCCTGGAGGCCTGGATGGGGGCCCCCAGTGGGGGCCATATCAGGCCTAGGGGAGGTCATGGGGCCCTGGAGGGCTGTGGTGTTGGCTTTGCTGGGGTTTTTGGACTCTTTCCACTGTGGTGGCCGCTTCCGAGGGTGCTGCTTCCATGGACGCTTGCTGGGAGCTGGGTTCTGGGGGCTGGGAGTCAGCTGGGTGGCTGGGGAGCTCCAGGAGGCATTGTAGAGGGTCCTGGGCTGGAGGCGGGCGACGGGTAGGGAGCCATATGTTCTACACCTGGGAGGTGGCAATGGGTGGCAACTGGTAACCCAGAATCCCTGGTCCCAGAAGCCCCTGAGTTCTTCTTCATGGAGACCAAGGCTCTGCCACTCCCATCCCTCATCCCGCTGATTCGTGCAGGGCACCCAGGGAGGATGCGCATCCTGGTCCTTGCCCTGAGGAGAGGACGCAGAGGACGAGGCAACATTCCCTGgaggacagacatacagacaggTCTCCCTCCCCAGGCTTGGAACCCAGGCTTCCCCTCTGGTGGGGAAGGGTCTTGAAGGGGGCAGCCACTTACCCACCCCACCAGTACCATGCCACACACGCCTCCTGCTCCTCCAGAACGAAGCAGGGCGTTTCCAGCACGTTAAAGAAGGCCACGCCCACAACGTCAGAGATGGAGTCTCGCTGATTCTGAAGGCATTGCTGGAACCTGCCCCAGAGCCAGCACTCAGGTCCCCGGACCACAGAAGGCCACCCAGCTCCTCCCCCAGTCCACCCAGTCACTACCAGCCAGGTGGTTTGGGGTCCAAGAGTCCCTTCTCCTCTCAAGGCTCAGCTTTCCCACCTGCAGAGTGGGATCCAGGCTGGCTGGTCCTTTAGAATTCTCTGGAATCCCCGcctctgcacccaggaactgggTAACTCTGCCTCATGCCTAAACCCCCAGCACCCCCTGCCCACCGCCAACCTGGCATCACAGTTGCAGTGGGAGATGGTGTGGAATCGATAGTTTCGGATGCCATAGTTGTACTGAAAGGGCGAGACAGTCTGTGGGCAGCCGTCGTGTTCCCGGCAGCAGAGATCAAGGCCCTGGAAGACCCctgcagggagcagagggggCACAACTCAGCAGGGTCCTGGGCACCACCCGCCAGCTATGCCCACCTGGTATCGGGATCAGAGACCTGGTTCTCGCCCCAGCCCTGACACAAATGCCctgggtgacctcaggccagTCATGCTTCTCTGTGGGAGTTTCACAGCTTGAAGAGAGCACCCAGGCGCAGCCTCTGCTAGACAACTCCAAGTGCCAGGCACCCCCTCCTCCAGAAGCCCTTGCCCATGGAAAGGTCTTCCTTGGGGGAACCGGAGTCTGCCTCCAGTATTCCCAAGCTCACGCGCCAAATAAGACTGCAAAGCGATGAATGTATGTGAAACGGAATGGCAGACAGACAAGGTGCAACCTTTCTTGCCAACACAATAAGGCATTGCCACGGTGCCAACCTGCTGCCGCTTAGGTGCCAAGTCCTCCCCCAACCCTCCAAGCATATACACAGACAGCTGTACTAAGAGTGCAAAAAAGCCATCCGTGTTTCTCACCACTGAGCAGTAGTGCCCTTTTACTGAGCATTTCCCAAGTGCCCAGCACTTCCCACACCCAAGTTCAgagcagccctgtgagggaggTGTCACTTCCATTGTATAGGTGATGAAAGGAGGTTCAGAGAGCTTGGACGTGCTGaagtggaatttgaacccagccCTTTGGGTCTCAGTGTTCCCTCCACTGGGCATGCTGTGCCCATAAAGCCTCGTGGGTAGCAGGTTTTTGGCTCTGCCAACCTTGAACACACCCCAGCCTGTCCCCTCCCTCGGTTTGAGTAGGGCCTT
This genomic interval carries:
- the PLA2G3 gene encoding group 3 secretory phospholipase A2 isoform X2, producing MGVLVVLLGMLSIQEVALRGSPALHWDSTSCHLARPIPGSFLGSLSFLGKDAHGLALFHAHWDEQGRLQECSRQDEPALTAAFSALCAGEITRGSFIHTPGPELQRALATLQSQWETCRGPEESPPGARQKRAAGQSGAPVVGHQRVKRGWTMPGTLWCGVGDSARNSSELGVFQGLDLCCREHDGCPQTVSPFQYNYGIRNYRFHTISHCNCDARCRTYGSLPVARLQPRTLYNASWSSPATQLTPSPQNPAPSKRPWKQHPRKRPPQWKESKNPSKANTTALQGPMTSPRPDMAPTGGPHPGLQGPWGGLKPQGARRACRSFRRLEQCEHQIRPQETKFQLLNSAHEPLFHCNCTRRLARFLRLHSPLAGTHMLWELLGTTCFKLVPPLDCAEGKGCSRDPKAIKVSARHLRRLQQRRLQLQGAGTEEAPAWLSEHPRAPTSFYDRCLQLMQAARGPGGQQKSWNQ
- the PLA2G3 gene encoding group 3 secretory phospholipase A2 isoform X1 codes for the protein MGVLVVLLGMLSIQEVALRGSPALHWDSTSCHLARPIPGSFLGSLSFLGKDAHGLALFHAHWDEQGRLQECSRQDEPALTAAFSALCAGEITRGSFIHTPGPELQRALATLQSQWETCRGPEESPPGARQKRAAGQSGAPVVGHQRVKRGWTMPGTLWCGVGDSARNSSELGVFQGLDLCCREHDGCPQTVSPFQYNYGIRNYRFHTISHCNCDARFQQCLQNQRDSISDVVGVAFFNVLETPCFVLEEQEACVAWYWWGGCRTYGSLPVARLQPRTLYNASWSSPATQLTPSPQNPAPSKRPWKQHPRKRPPQWKESKNPSKANTTALQGPMTSPRPDMAPTGGPHPGLQGPWGGLKPQGARRACRSFRRLEQCEHQIRPQETKFQLLNSAHEPLFHCNCTRRLARFLRLHSPLAGTHMLWELLGTTCFKLVPPLDCAEGKGCSRDPKAIKVSARHLRRLQQRRLQLQGAGTEEAPAWLSEHPRAPTSFYDRCLQLMQAARGPGGQQKSWNQ